A stretch of DNA from Methylomicrobium lacus LW14:
TCGCGCGTGGAGTAATGAAACTCGTGGCCCTTGACGCCGGACGCCTCCTCCCGCAGCCCCAATGCCGCAAGACGCGCCTGCATGACCGAGACATAGGGAAAAATGCCCGCCATCGGCCAATGCCGGCCTTGCTGATCGACCAGAGCTTTGCCGAGCAGCATCGCGCCGCCGCATTCGGCCAGGATCGGCATGCCGGCCTCGGCTCCAGCGCGCAGCGAATCCCAAGTGGCCGATTCGGATAAGGGCTCCGCATGCAGTTCGGGATAGCCGCCGGGCAGCCAGACCGCATCGGCAGCCTGAGGCACGGGCTCGCCGGCGACCGGGGAGAAAAAGACCGTCTTCGCACCCTGCCTGTGCAGCCAGTCCAGATTGGCGGGGTAAATAAAGCAACAGGCGCTGTCCCTGGCGATTGCGATCGTTTTGCCTGCCAGCCGGGGTTCAGAAGGAGACGCCGGAGCTTTGCAGGCGACTTCCGAGAAAGCGTGCAGCAAGGCCTCATGATCGACATGCAGCGCGGCCGAATAATCGGGGACATCCCCTTCCTCCGGCATTTTCAAGCCCAAATGCCGCTCGCTCAACACCTTGTCGTTGCGCTGCATCCAGGCGAGCAGAGGCGGCAGGTCATAGTCCTTCAAGGCGGCCCTTAACAGCTCCGCGTGATGCTCGCTCCCTACCCTATTCGCGACGATGCCGGCCAGGCGGACATGGCCTTGTTCGGCAAGCTGCTTAAAGCCCGTCACGATGGCGGCGATCGTGCCGCTCATGCCGCCCGCATCGACCACCAGAATCACAGGACAGCCCACTACGCGGGCCAGATCGAGGCTGGAACCTGCGCCGCCGACGCCGGCATAGCTGTCAAACAGGCCCATCACACCCTCGATCAGGGCGTATTCCGCGCGTTCGGCCTGTTGACCGAGTTGTGCTCGGCAGGCATCCGCCCCCATCATGCGGGTGTCCAGATTATACGAGGGTTTGCCGGTAATGGCCTGGTGCCACAACGGATCGAGAAAATCGGGGCCGGTCTTGAAAGAGATGATGTCGTGCCGGTGTCGCCGAAAATACTGCAACAATGCCAGCGTCAATGTGGTCTTGCCGCAGCCTGAATGGGTGCCTGCCAATAATGCCGTTTTCATCAGTCCTATGTGTTATTGGTAATTAAACCTTACAAAAGGGCAAGAATACGGGAGCCGGCTTGCTTTATCAACTTGAGCCGATATAATTGCGGCCAGCTTACAATTCGCCGCAGCGGCATACTCTCGTCTTCTTCCCCTCTTGTGTTTAACCAAAGCCGGCAAACCGCTTGATGAACCATCCCTCCCGCATCGTCTGCCTGACCGATGAAACCACCGAGACCCTGTACTTGCTCGGCGAACAGGACCGCATCGTCGGCATTTCGGGCTTCAGCGTGCGCCCGCCCGAGGCGCGTAAAGAGAAGCCAAAGGTTTCGGCTTTTACCAGCGCGAAGATCGATAAGATCCTGGCACTCGAACCGGATCTGGTGCTCGGCTTTTCGAACTTGCAGGCCGACATTGCCGCCCAATTGATTCGCGAAGGCATCGACGTGCACGTATTCAATCAGCGCTCGGTCGAGGAGATTTTACGGATGATTACCCTGCTCGGCGCAATGGTCGGCGTCCCCGAAAAGGCGGCCGCGCTGACCACGCAATACCGGCAACGGATCGACAC
This window harbors:
- a CDS encoding cobyrinate a,c-diamide synthase yields the protein MKTALLAGTHSGCGKTTLTLALLQYFRRHRHDIISFKTGPDFLDPLWHQAITGKPSYNLDTRMMGADACRAQLGQQAERAEYALIEGVMGLFDSYAGVGGAGSSLDLARVVGCPVILVVDAGGMSGTIAAIVTGFKQLAEQGHVRLAGIVANRVGSEHHAELLRAALKDYDLPPLLAWMQRNDKVLSERHLGLKMPEEGDVPDYSAALHVDHEALLHAFSEVACKAPASPSEPRLAGKTIAIARDSACCFIYPANLDWLHRQGAKTVFFSPVAGEPVPQAADAVWLPGGYPELHAEPLSESATWDSLRAGAEAGMPILAECGGAMLLGKALVDQQGRHWPMAGIFPYVSVMQARLAALGLREEASGVKGHEFHYSTREQDDGLAPAFDVLKGDKGARYRNVRASYVHWYFSDEHDRIAGWFSA